One Streptomyces sp. P9-A2 DNA window includes the following coding sequences:
- a CDS encoding thiol-disulfide oxidoreductase DCC family protein: MASQPILLFDGDCGFCSRTIEIARRTVQPRAQFVPWQYADLAALGVTEDRADREVLWISPVGGKVYGGPRALSAVLMCGRRRWWWLGLVLRLPPVNWTARGVYRVVAKNRHRLPGGTASCSLPAHMRGKPDC; the protein is encoded by the coding sequence ATGGCAAGCCAGCCCATTCTTTTGTTCGACGGAGACTGCGGTTTTTGTAGCAGAACAATCGAGATTGCTCGGCGCACCGTTCAGCCGCGTGCGCAATTCGTCCCCTGGCAGTACGCCGACCTCGCCGCCCTGGGCGTCACCGAAGACAGAGCCGACCGCGAGGTCCTTTGGATCAGTCCGGTCGGCGGCAAGGTCTACGGTGGACCGCGCGCCCTGTCCGCCGTGCTGATGTGCGGACGGAGGCGCTGGTGGTGGCTCGGGCTTGTTCTTCGGCTGCCGCCTGTCAACTGGACGGCACGTGGCGTTTACCGGGTTGTCGCGAAGAACCGCCATCGCCTGCCGGGCGGCACAGCCTCCTGCTCTCTCCCGGCTCATATGCGAGGGAAACCGGACTGCTGA
- a CDS encoding HTTM domain-containing protein produces the protein MPQRVLDRAHAFLALLTERPVSLYAAAVLRIGYGLLYLVFLLREFPHRNEMWGPGSPWTPTLARQMFDQSGWASVLTLSDSQVYFEICYAVALVTCALFLLGWRTRAVSVLFAVVVVSFHARAIYMADGGDNLMVLMAVYLVFTACGRRWSLDARRTRLQASAGRTAGPRGGDLRHHLGDARTILTTVLHNCGMFVIAAQVCFLYGCAGLYKVQGLKWGDGTALHYVLNIDLFRPWPELSQMIAGHHVLIAVVGYLTVLVQVAFPFVLFGRLKYPVLILLLGMHVNIAVLMGLPLFSGAMIVADAAFLPDRFYRALGRLWRRTFQRTGAMGAEAPVGTAPAVVPPQPSLK, from the coding sequence ATGCCGCAGCGCGTACTCGACCGGGCCCACGCGTTCCTCGCCCTCCTGACCGAGCGGCCGGTCTCCCTGTACGCGGCGGCGGTGCTGCGCATCGGGTACGGGCTGCTCTATCTCGTCTTCCTGCTCCGCGAGTTTCCGCACCGCAACGAGATGTGGGGCCCAGGTTCACCGTGGACGCCCACGCTGGCCAGGCAGATGTTCGACCAGAGCGGGTGGGCCAGCGTCCTCACCCTGTCCGACAGCCAGGTGTACTTCGAGATCTGCTACGCCGTGGCTCTGGTGACGTGTGCGCTGTTCTTGCTGGGCTGGCGGACGCGGGCGGTGTCCGTGCTGTTCGCGGTCGTGGTGGTGTCGTTCCACGCCAGGGCGATCTACATGGCGGACGGCGGGGACAATCTCATGGTCCTCATGGCTGTCTACCTCGTCTTCACCGCGTGCGGCCGGCGCTGGTCCCTCGACGCCCGCAGGACCCGGCTCCAGGCGTCGGCGGGCAGGACGGCAGGCCCGCGGGGCGGCGATCTCCGGCACCATCTCGGTGACGCCCGCACCATCTTGACCACCGTGCTGCACAACTGCGGCATGTTCGTCATCGCCGCCCAGGTCTGCTTCCTCTACGGATGCGCGGGCCTGTACAAGGTGCAGGGTCTGAAGTGGGGCGACGGCACCGCCCTTCACTACGTCCTGAACATCGACCTGTTCCGGCCCTGGCCCGAGCTGTCCCAGATGATCGCCGGCCATCACGTGTTGATCGCCGTCGTCGGCTACCTGACGGTGCTGGTGCAGGTCGCCTTTCCGTTCGTCCTGTTCGGCAGGCTCAAATACCCTGTCCTGATTCTGTTGTTGGGCATGCACGTGAATATCGCGGTGCTCATGGGGCTGCCTCTCTTCTCCGGCGCGATGATCGTCGCCGATGCCGCATTCCTACCGGACCGCTTCTACCGCGCCCTGGGACGGCTGTGGCGGCGCACCTTCCAGCGCACAGGTGCCATGGGAGCGGAAGCCCCGGTCGGGACAGCACCCGCTGTGGTACCGCCGCAGCCCTCACTGAAATAG